A genomic stretch from Limanda limanda chromosome 11, fLimLim1.1, whole genome shotgun sequence includes:
- the LOC133014020 gene encoding phospholemman-like produces the protein MSKICALVLMTLVSLVSAEEEKPEDDPFTFDYHRLRVGGLILAAVLCLIGITILFSGHCRCKFNQDKRRRTGSNAQQMLTDQGRSCEC, from the exons ATGTCAAAGATCTGTGCTTTGGTGTTGATGACAc TCGTGTCCCTGGTGTCGGCAGAAGAAGAGAAGC CGGAAGACGACCCATTTACTTTTG acTACCACAGACTGCGTGTTGGAGGCCTGATTCTAGCTGCTGTCCTCTGTCTCATTGGCATCACCATCCTGTTCA gtGGCCACTGCAGATGCAAGTTCAACCAGGACAAGAG gaggaggacaggaagcaATGCTCAGCAGATGCTCACTGACCAAG GTCGTTCCTGCGAATGCTAG